Proteins encoded in a region of the Geobacillus genomosp. 3 genome:
- a CDS encoding retropepsin-like aspartic protease, translated as MMPLYIEDGLLLTALRITHRGKTVEFSRALVDTGSTGTIVSADQAAKIGIVPEEHDVIYRISGVGGTEFVYAKTVDEVMVGSIRMKHFEVELGAMEYGVEVDAIIGLDCLLHMGAIIDLEALSLYSKKV; from the coding sequence ATGATGCCGCTTTATATAGAGGACGGGTTGTTGCTCACGGCATTGCGGATCACACATCGAGGGAAGACCGTAGAGTTCAGCAGGGCGTTGGTTGATACTGGATCAACAGGGACGATCGTCTCTGCAGATCAGGCCGCAAAGATTGGGATCGTGCCGGAGGAACATGATGTCATTTATCGAATTAGCGGGGTGGGTGGAACGGAGTTTGTTTACGCCAAGACGGTGGATGAGGTGATGGTCGGATCGATCCGAATGAAGCATTTTGAAGTAGAATTGGGAGCGATGGAGTACGGTGTTGAGGTAGATGCCATTATCGGTCTCGATTGTCTTCTCCATATGGGAGCCATTATTGACTTAGAAGCGCTGTCTCTCTATAGCAAAAAGGTTTGA